A window from Drosophila kikkawai strain 14028-0561.14 chromosome 2L, DkikHiC1v2, whole genome shotgun sequence encodes these proteins:
- the LOC108079084 gene encoding RCC1-like G exchanging factor-like protein yields MLKNWRGIGPVLTRAYTAKAKRSVLAQDKSKIKEYTPKVTDSHVNRVYVWGFQETGALGLQTSVKKAQERYTEMVHHPTRLQFSNNNEITNVTAGYGFTAYAVRRDDGETLFGSGLNTDSQLGFQVKGNPKDPANLDVIIYPTAIKLPRVQGETDEDMQVKSMSAGRAHLVVLTHNGTVFTLGNNSYGQCGRSIIEEERYSKSALIHRIPQEDICGKEDELVHVECGQDHTMFLTKSGRIYTCGWGADGQTGQGNYHTAGQITLIAGDIAKEKIVRLSCSSDCVLAVNEAGDVFGWGNSEYGQLDDSEHAETQINLPRALKLTKGIGKIKDVAAGGSFCMALNDQGLVYTWGFGILGFGPFVEQTSRPQHLLPPLFGRNDFSNATTVVSIGCGVFHMGAVNSDGDLFMWGKNRFGHLGLGHKKDQFFPFKAAINGKVSKVAYGVDHTIALCKPYL; encoded by the coding sequence ATGCTTAAGAACTGGAGGGGCATCGGCCCCGTGCTTACCAGAGCCTACACAGCCAAGGCAAAGCGGAGTGTGCTGGCGCAGGACAAGTCCAAGATCAAGGAGTACACGCCAAAGGTGACGGACAGCCATGTCAACCGCGTCTATGTGTGGGGATTCCAGGAAACCGGCGCACTGGGCCTGCAGACCAGCGTGAAGAAGGCCCAGGAGCGCTACACGGAGATGGTGCACCATCCGACGCGGCTGCAGTTCTCCAACAACAACGAGATTACGAATGTAACCGCCGGCTACGGATTCACGGCCTATGCTGTCCGCCGAGACGACGGCGAGACGCTTTTCGGGAGCGGCCTGAACACAGACTCGCAGCTGGGCTTCCAGGTGAAGGGAAATCCCAAGGATCCCGCCAACCTGGACGTCATAATCTACCCCACGGCCATTAAGCTGCCACGCGTCCAGGGGGAAACGGACGAGGACATGCAGGTGAAGAGCATGTCGGCGGGCCGGGCTCACCTGGTGGTGCTCACGCACAACGGCACCGTCTTCACGCTGGGCAACAACTCGTACGGCCAGTGTGGGCGCTCCATCATCGAGGAGGAGCGCTACAGCAAGAGCGCCCTCATCCACCGCATTCCCCAGGAGGATATCTGCGGCAAGGAGGACGAACTGGTGCATGTGGAGTGCGGCCAAGATCATACCATGTTTCTCACTAAATCCGGACGCATCTACACCTGCGGCTGGGGCGCCGATGGCCAGACCGGCCAGGGAAACTACCACACCGCTGGCCAGATCACCCTCATTGCCGGGGACATAGCCAAGGAGAAGATCGTGCGCCTGAGTTGCTCCTCTGACTGCGTTCTGGCTGTCAACGAGGCGGGCGATGTCTTCGGTTGGGGCAACTCGGAGTACGGCCAGTTGGACGACTCGGAGCACGCGGAAACCCAGATCAATCTACCGCGAGCCCTCAAGCTGACCAAGGGCATTGGCAAGATCAAAGATGTGGCGGCCGGAGGATCCTTTTGCATGGCTCTCAACGATCAGGGGCTGGTCTACACCTGGGGCTTTGGCATCCTGGGCTTTGGGCCCTTTGTTGAGCAGACCTCGCGGCCGCAGCATCTGTTGCCGCCTCTGTTCGGACGCAATGACTTTAGCAATGCCACGACGGTGGTGTCCATTGGATGCGGTGTCTTCCACATGGGCGCCGTCAACTCCGACGGTGATCTCTTCATGTGGGGCAAGAATCGCTTTGGGCATCTCGGCTTGGGCCACAAGAAGGATCAGTTCTTTCCCTTCAAGGCGGCCATCAATGGGAAGGTGAGCAAGGTGGCCTATGGCGTGGATCACACCATAGCCCTGTGCAAGCCGTATCTGTAG